One Archangium lipolyticum DNA window includes the following coding sequences:
- a CDS encoding valine--tRNA ligase, with amino-acid sequence MSDTTELPKAYDPKEVEARWYSHWLERDYFRAEATSDKPAFCIVLPPPNVTGSLHLGHALTATIQDILIRWKRMSGFNALWVPGTDHAGIATQMVVERELKEKEKKTRHDLGREKFLERVWEWKNKYGNRIREQHKVLGASLDWSRERFTMDPGVSSAVREVFVRLHEEGLIYRAQKLINWCPSCHTALSDLEVEHEEKQGSLWHIHYPVKGSDRKLTVATTRPETMLGDTAVAIHPEDERYTGLAGQSVVLPLTGREIPIIADAELVDPAFGTGVVKVTPAHDFNDYQTGLRHQLPMLSVLDEAARVNKEGGAYAGMDRYAARKKILEDLTAQGLLEKEEPHKLSVGGCQRCGTVVEPRLSPQWFVKIEPLARPAIEAVEQGRTKFVPESWTNTYFHWMRNIHDWTISRQLWWGHQIPAWYCADCSPRLEATGGIDYSRAEPIVARAAPAQCPKCQGSRLEQDPDVLDTWFSSGLWPFSTLGFPEQTGELKTFYPNSVMETGHDILFFWVARMMMMGLHFMKDVPFRTVYLHAMVRDEKGEKMSKTKGNVIDPLDIIQGAPAEQLAKNLRNKFPQGMPAHGADALRFTLAALTQQGRDIKLSLDRVAGYKAFANKLWNASRFALMNMGDFQLGTGSIKDRELTLADRWILSRLQRATVETRKSLEEYNFGEAASTLYQFLWAEFCDWYIELAKSALYGEDPKAKDNTRAVLVFCLDRILRLLHPFMPFITEEIWQKLPMSRPVESIMISPFPEPDAALEDAAAEAEMGPVIAAIEGLRNIRGESNLPPSARITAYVQSPDERTRELLERWRGYLMPLAGLGELRVTAPGPKPAQSAAFVGPQMEVFVPLAGLIDVDAERERLRKEITRSEQEVGGIKRKLDNPNFVAKAPPDVVEKDRARVEELEARISKLQDSLNRLAPEAASPEPAPVAEPGDGKAAASNTTDGEIVESNVVQIEADDEDEADEDVHDVGSSEIEDADEDEDADEDVHDVGSVEIEEAPAPAKPERKGGIANGAVKAQAAPEAKATTREAPAKKAAAATKAAPARKAPAKKAAPVKKAAAKKAASVKKAAAKKAPVKKAAAKKAPAKKAAAKKAPAKKAAAKKAPARKTLAKAKVPARGSAKAKGKPAAREVSARKKSAASRVAKTRR; translated from the coding sequence ATGAGCGATACGACCGAACTTCCGAAGGCCTATGACCCCAAAGAGGTCGAGGCCCGCTGGTACTCCCACTGGCTGGAGCGTGATTACTTCCGTGCCGAGGCCACCTCCGACAAGCCGGCCTTCTGCATCGTGCTGCCGCCGCCCAACGTGACGGGCAGCCTGCACCTGGGCCACGCGCTCACCGCCACCATCCAGGACATCCTCATCCGGTGGAAGCGCATGAGCGGCTTCAATGCCCTCTGGGTACCGGGCACGGATCACGCCGGCATCGCCACGCAGATGGTGGTGGAGCGCGAGCTCAAGGAGAAGGAGAAGAAGACGCGCCACGACCTGGGCCGCGAGAAGTTCCTCGAGCGCGTCTGGGAGTGGAAGAACAAGTACGGCAACCGCATCCGCGAGCAGCACAAGGTGCTCGGCGCCAGCCTGGACTGGAGCCGCGAGCGCTTCACCATGGATCCGGGCGTCTCCTCCGCCGTGCGCGAGGTCTTCGTGCGTCTGCACGAGGAGGGCCTCATCTACCGGGCCCAGAAGCTCATCAACTGGTGCCCCTCGTGCCACACCGCCCTCAGCGATCTGGAGGTCGAGCACGAGGAGAAGCAGGGCTCGCTCTGGCACATCCACTACCCGGTGAAGGGCAGCGACCGGAAGCTCACCGTCGCCACCACCCGTCCGGAGACGATGCTCGGCGACACCGCCGTGGCCATCCACCCCGAGGACGAGCGCTACACGGGGCTCGCCGGCCAGAGCGTGGTGCTGCCGCTCACCGGCCGCGAAATCCCCATCATCGCCGACGCGGAGCTGGTGGACCCGGCCTTCGGCACCGGCGTGGTGAAGGTGACGCCGGCCCATGACTTCAACGACTACCAGACGGGTCTGCGCCACCAGCTGCCCATGCTCAGCGTCCTGGACGAGGCCGCGCGCGTGAACAAGGAGGGTGGGGCGTACGCGGGCATGGACCGGTACGCCGCGCGCAAGAAGATCCTCGAGGACCTCACGGCCCAGGGGCTGCTGGAGAAGGAGGAGCCGCACAAGCTGTCCGTCGGCGGCTGCCAGCGCTGCGGCACCGTGGTGGAGCCGCGCCTGTCTCCGCAGTGGTTCGTGAAGATCGAGCCCCTGGCCCGTCCCGCCATCGAGGCGGTGGAGCAGGGCCGCACGAAGTTCGTCCCGGAGAGCTGGACGAACACGTACTTCCACTGGATGCGCAACATCCACGACTGGACCATCAGCCGCCAGCTGTGGTGGGGCCACCAGATTCCCGCCTGGTACTGCGCCGACTGCAGCCCGCGCCTGGAGGCCACCGGCGGCATCGACTACTCGCGCGCCGAGCCCATCGTCGCTCGCGCCGCGCCGGCCCAGTGCCCCAAGTGCCAGGGCTCGCGCCTGGAGCAGGATCCGGACGTGCTCGACACGTGGTTCTCCTCGGGTCTGTGGCCCTTCAGCACCCTGGGCTTCCCCGAGCAGACGGGCGAGCTGAAGACCTTCTACCCGAACTCCGTCATGGAGACGGGCCACGACATCCTCTTCTTCTGGGTCGCCCGGATGATGATGATGGGCCTGCACTTCATGAAGGACGTGCCCTTCCGCACCGTCTACCTGCACGCCATGGTGCGCGACGAGAAGGGCGAGAAGATGTCCAAGACGAAGGGGAACGTGATCGATCCCCTCGACATCATCCAGGGCGCCCCGGCCGAGCAACTCGCCAAGAACCTGCGCAACAAGTTCCCCCAGGGCATGCCCGCCCACGGCGCGGACGCGCTGCGCTTCACCCTGGCCGCCCTCACCCAGCAGGGCCGTGACATCAAGCTCTCGCTGGACCGCGTGGCCGGCTACAAGGCCTTCGCCAACAAGCTGTGGAACGCCAGCCGCTTCGCCCTGATGAACATGGGCGACTTCCAGCTCGGCACCGGCTCCATCAAGGACCGCGAGCTCACCCTGGCCGACCGGTGGATCCTCTCGCGGCTGCAGCGCGCCACCGTGGAGACCCGCAAGTCGCTCGAGGAGTACAACTTCGGCGAGGCCGCCTCCACGCTCTACCAGTTCCTCTGGGCCGAGTTCTGCGACTGGTACATCGAGCTGGCCAAGAGCGCGCTCTACGGCGAGGACCCGAAGGCCAAGGACAACACCCGCGCGGTGCTCGTCTTCTGCCTGGACCGCATCCTGCGGCTGCTCCACCCGTTCATGCCGTTCATCACCGAGGAGATCTGGCAGAAGCTGCCCATGTCCCGGCCGGTCGAGTCCATCATGATCTCCCCGTTCCCCGAGCCGGATGCGGCGCTCGAGGACGCCGCCGCCGAGGCGGAGATGGGGCCGGTCATCGCGGCCATCGAGGGCCTGCGCAACATCCGCGGCGAGAGCAACCTGCCGCCCTCGGCCCGCATCACCGCGTACGTGCAGAGCCCCGATGAGCGCACCCGCGAGCTGCTCGAGCGGTGGCGCGGCTACCTGATGCCGCTGGCCGGCCTGGGCGAGCTGCGCGTCACGGCCCCCGGTCCCAAGCCGGCCCAGTCCGCGGCCTTCGTGGGTCCGCAGATGGAGGTCTTCGTCCCGCTGGCGGGCCTCATCGACGTGGACGCCGAGCGCGAGCGCCTGCGCAAGGAGATCACCCGCTCCGAGCAGGAAGTGGGCGGCATCAAGCGCAAGCTGGACAACCCCAACTTCGTGGCCAAGGCGCCCCCGGACGTGGTGGAGAAGGATCGGGCCCGCGTCGAGGAGCTGGAGGCGCGCATCTCCAAGTTGCAGGACAGCCTCAACCGGCTCGCTCCGGAGGCCGCCTCGCCCGAGCCTGCCCCGGTAGCTGAGCCCGGGGACGGCAAGGCAGCCGCGTCGAATACCACCGACGGCGAGATCGTCGAGTCCAACGTCGTCCAGATCGAGGCGGACGACGAGGACGAAGCCGACGAGGACGTCCATGATGTCGGGTCCAGCGAGATCGAGGATGCCGACGAGGACGAGGATGCCGATGAGGACGTCCACGATGTCGGGTCCGTCGAGATCGAGGAAGCGCCGGCTCCGGCGAAGCCCGAGCGCAAGGGCGGCATCGCCAATGGCGCGGTGAAGGCCCAGGCGGCGCCCGAGGCCAAGGCCACCACCCGCGAGGCCCCCGCGAAGAAGGCGGCTGCGGCCACGAAGGCGGCTCCTGCCAGGAAGGCCCCCGCGAAGAAGGCGGCTCCGGTGAAGAAGGCAGCGGCCAAGAAGGCGGCTTCGGTGAAGAAGGCAGCGGCCAAGAAGGCTCCCGTGAAGAAGGCGGCGGCCAAGAAGGCCCCCGCGAAGAAGGCGGCGGCCAAGAAGGCTCCCGCGAAGAAGGCGGCGGCCAAGAAGGCTCCGGCCAGGAAGACCCTGGCCAAGGCCAAGGTGCCTGCCCGGGGCTCGGCCAAGGCCAAGGGCAAACCCGCGGCTCGCGAGGTCTCCGCACGGAAGAAGTCGGCGGCCTCTCGTGTAGCCAAGACCCGGCGCTGA
- a CDS encoding response regulator yields MPKNLLVADDSLTIRKVIGMIFATEDFQVTAVDNGLDAITRSRELRPDVVLADVMMPGKNGYEVCEAIKNDPATQGIPVLLLAGTFEAFDEARARASRADDHITKPFESQVLLDKVKALVGQKSNTMPASAATQVTPSAAAPVQPQRPAGPPGPGAPRPPGPGVPPGPGAPGMARPPGPGMPPGPGAPGMRPPGPGMPPGPGAPGMRPPGPGMPPGPGAPPGMARPGMPGPGMPPGPGAPGMRPPGPGMPPGPGAPGMARPGMPGPGMPPGPGAPGMARPGMPGPGMPPGPGAPGMARPGMPGPGAPAPGGPGGLPRPPGATPLPGSAPPVSARGKDPFGLGAPAAQPAAPVEELTPEAGGLEDLSLDDSVEEAAPVPAHTPAPVAVEARRPAPSADGGEAQLREALSKASREVIEKIAWEVVPQLAETIIREELERLIKDRETKH; encoded by the coding sequence ATGCCCAAGAATCTGCTGGTCGCCGATGACTCGCTCACCATCCGCAAGGTGATCGGGATGATCTTCGCGACCGAGGACTTTCAGGTCACCGCGGTCGACAACGGGCTGGACGCCATCACGCGCTCCCGCGAGCTGCGCCCGGATGTGGTGCTCGCGGATGTGATGATGCCGGGCAAGAACGGCTACGAGGTCTGCGAGGCGATCAAGAATGATCCGGCCACGCAGGGCATCCCCGTGTTGCTGCTCGCCGGCACCTTCGAGGCCTTCGACGAGGCTCGGGCGCGTGCGTCCAGGGCGGACGACCACATCACCAAGCCCTTCGAGAGCCAGGTACTCCTGGACAAGGTGAAGGCGCTGGTGGGGCAGAAGTCCAACACCATGCCCGCCTCCGCCGCCACCCAGGTGACGCCCTCCGCCGCCGCTCCCGTCCAGCCGCAGCGTCCAGCGGGTCCTCCGGGGCCCGGCGCGCCCCGTCCGCCGGGGCCGGGTGTACCGCCGGGACCGGGTGCTCCGGGCATGGCGCGTCCGCCAGGGCCGGGAATGCCGCCGGGACCGGGCGCTCCGGGCATGCGTCCGCCAGGGCCGGGAATGCCGCCGGGACCGGGCGCTCCGGGCATGCGTCCGCCAGGGCCGGGAATGCCGCCGGGACCGGGCGCTCCTCCAGGAATGGCTCGTCCCGGGATGCCGGGGCCGGGAATGCCGCCGGGGCCGGGTGCTCCGGGCATGCGTCCGCCGGGGCCGGGAATGCCGCCGGGGCCGGGGGCTCCGGGCATGGCGCGTCCGGGCATGCCGGGGCCGGGAATGCCGCCGGGGCCTGGGGCTCCGGGCATGGCGCGTCCGGGCATGCCGGGGCCGGGAATGCCGCCGGGGCCTGGGGCTCCGGGCATGGCGCGTCCGGGCATGCCGGGGCCGGGCGCTCCCGCTCCGGGTGGGCCGGGTGGCCTGCCTCGTCCGCCGGGTGCCACGCCGCTGCCCGGGTCCGCCCCTCCTGTCTCGGCTCGGGGCAAGGATCCGTTCGGCCTCGGTGCTCCCGCGGCCCAGCCCGCTGCTCCCGTCGAGGAGCTGACCCCCGAGGCGGGTGGCCTCGAGGATCTCTCGCTCGATGACTCCGTGGAGGAGGCCGCGCCGGTTCCGGCTCATACTCCGGCCCCCGTCGCCGTGGAGGCCCGCCGTCCCGCTCCCTCCGCCGATGGGGGAGAGGCGCAGTTGCGCGAGGCCCTCTCGAAGGCCTCCCGCGAGGTCATCGAGAAGATCGCCTGGGAAGTCGTGCCCCAGCTGGCCGAGACGATCATCCGCGAGGAGCTGGAGCGGTTGATCAAGGACCGCGAGACGAAGCACTGA
- a CDS encoding chemotaxis protein CheW, with translation MPPYESGRRLCLLMEAGETRFSVEATSIMEVAAPGPDETSLRGVLEVKDLSVLLGGDPEPGPGMVVVFDVSPTLAVRVRSIVEVVDAAQSPHFLLPSGLGDTLAALSRSAVLHKERLYLELTAEALPHGPGTVHPPPEHPVHFFQGSPERSLVFESQGRLFGLPLTLVSQVVARGPSFSALPGKGGAVAGVYPHAQSLWPIYSAPALLGAPATPEGFLVLVDLGGRNLGLCASRVLGFHPRFEPAGEPGEFLAPGLPTPVLFLDLKHMFS, from the coding sequence GTGCCTCCCTACGAAAGCGGACGCCGGCTCTGTCTGCTGATGGAAGCGGGCGAGACGCGCTTCTCCGTCGAGGCCACCTCCATCATGGAGGTCGCCGCGCCGGGCCCCGATGAGACCAGCCTGCGTGGAGTGCTGGAGGTGAAGGATCTGTCCGTGCTGCTCGGCGGAGATCCGGAGCCGGGTCCGGGCATGGTCGTGGTGTTCGACGTGAGCCCCACACTGGCGGTGCGCGTGCGCTCCATCGTCGAGGTGGTGGACGCGGCCCAGTCCCCCCACTTCCTGCTGCCCTCGGGGTTGGGGGACACGCTGGCCGCGCTCAGCCGCAGCGCCGTGCTGCACAAGGAGCGGCTCTACCTGGAGCTCACCGCCGAGGCGCTGCCCCACGGGCCGGGCACCGTGCACCCCCCACCCGAGCACCCGGTGCATTTCTTCCAGGGCTCGCCCGAGCGCTCGCTCGTCTTCGAATCGCAGGGGCGGTTGTTCGGCCTCCCGCTGACCCTGGTGTCCCAGGTGGTGGCGCGCGGGCCGTCCTTCAGTGCCCTGCCGGGCAAGGGGGGCGCGGTCGCGGGCGTCTACCCCCATGCCCAGTCGCTCTGGCCCATCTACTCCGCTCCGGCGCTCCTGGGCGCTCCGGCTACCCCGGAGGGCTTCCTCGTCCTCGTCGACCTGGGGGGCCGGAACCTGGGGCTGTGCGCCTCGCGCGTGCTGGGCTTCCATCCCCGCTTCGAGCCCGCTGGGGAACCGGGGGAGTTCCTGGCCCCGGGATTGCCAACTCCCGTGCTCTTTCTGGACTTGAAGCACATGTTTTCTTGA
- a CDS encoding GGDEF domain-containing response regulator, producing the protein MARILLLDDEKLAQTLYGDYLRAVGHEVTAVSSIQEAKAALADGRYDTVVTDLILPSGDGMEVLRHTKEHHPGIEVVVITGLDKVDPAVRAIKSGAAEYLVKPVAPEVLQHAVQRALATRELLRENAALRRYVSLLETGQRISTTLDRSRLAEAACASFLAMGSADAVMLFEHDSTGRPRQLGDQGVAGALRTSLVPVLTPHLGTSRETRVVEEVPGPWPRALVVPALDGEALLGHAVLFYPGSPPEGIAEATSFLARCLALALRNLGRIAEVEDLAYLDDLTHLFNTRYLHLVLDRELKSAQQTQGVFSLLFLDLDYFKTINDTHGHMVGSQVLVEMARVLKGCVRDHDVAVRYGGDEYVVLLRGTDSGGALKVAERIRRTVENHRFLAREGQSMSLSTCIGVASFPEHTRDKATLLDLADRAMYRGKKGTRNVVYMAARDLEATPEARHSQPTGS; encoded by the coding sequence ATGGCGCGCATCCTCCTTTTGGATGACGAGAAGCTGGCCCAGACCCTCTACGGCGACTACCTGCGCGCCGTGGGGCACGAGGTTACGGCGGTCTCCAGCATCCAGGAGGCCAAGGCGGCACTGGCCGACGGCCGCTACGACACCGTGGTGACGGATCTCATCCTCCCCAGCGGTGACGGAATGGAGGTGCTGCGCCACACGAAGGAGCACCACCCGGGCATCGAGGTGGTGGTCATCACCGGCCTGGACAAGGTGGACCCGGCGGTGCGCGCCATCAAGAGCGGGGCCGCCGAGTACCTCGTCAAGCCGGTGGCGCCGGAGGTGCTCCAGCACGCGGTGCAGCGGGCGCTCGCCACGCGCGAGCTGCTGCGGGAGAACGCCGCGCTGCGCCGGTACGTCTCCTTGTTGGAGACAGGACAGCGCATCTCCACCACGCTCGACCGGAGCCGGTTGGCGGAAGCCGCCTGTGCCTCCTTCCTGGCCATGGGCTCGGCCGACGCGGTGATGCTGTTCGAGCACGACAGCACGGGCCGTCCGCGGCAGTTGGGCGATCAGGGCGTGGCTGGCGCGCTCCGGACCTCCCTGGTCCCCGTCCTCACGCCGCACCTCGGGACGTCCCGGGAGACGCGCGTGGTGGAGGAGGTGCCGGGCCCCTGGCCGCGAGCCCTCGTGGTGCCCGCGCTGGACGGAGAGGCGCTGCTCGGCCACGCCGTGCTGTTCTACCCCGGCTCGCCGCCCGAGGGCATCGCCGAGGCCACCAGCTTCCTCGCCCGCTGCCTGGCGCTCGCCCTGCGCAACCTGGGCCGCATCGCCGAGGTGGAGGACCTGGCCTACCTGGACGATCTCACCCACCTCTTCAACACCCGCTACCTGCACCTGGTGTTGGATCGCGAGCTGAAGAGCGCCCAGCAGACGCAGGGGGTCTTCAGCCTCCTCTTCCTGGACCTGGACTACTTCAAGACCATCAACGACACGCACGGGCACATGGTGGGCTCGCAGGTGCTGGTGGAGATGGCACGCGTGCTCAAGGGCTGTGTGCGGGACCACGACGTGGCGGTGCGCTACGGCGGGGACGAGTACGTGGTGCTGCTGCGAGGCACGGACTCGGGCGGCGCGTTGAAGGTGGCCGAGCGCATCCGGCGCACCGTGGAGAACCACCGCTTCCTGGCGCGTGAGGGACAGTCGATGTCGCTCTCGACGTGCATCGGCGTGGCCAGCTTCCCCGAGCACACGCGGGACAAGGCCACGCTGTTGGACCTGGCGGACCGGGCCATGTACCGGGGCAAGAAGGGCACCCGGAACGTCGTCTACATGGCGGCGAGGGATCTGGAGGCCACCCCCGAGGCGCGCCACAGCCAGCCCACCGGGAGCTGA
- a CDS encoding demethoxyubiquinone hydroxylase family protein, translating into MPQTNPFHSMVPRKLTDSELARAIRLDMEAELDAINLYAAHIEATDNEAAKAILRHVMDEEREHAALFWQLIATLDPAQAEHIKVMSEKFRLIVSGAPHEAVESAGEGGESRSRADSSGLDKRMTVGSLRR; encoded by the coding sequence ATGCCGCAGACCAATCCGTTCCACTCGATGGTGCCCAGGAAGTTGACGGACTCGGAGCTGGCCCGTGCCATCCGTCTGGACATGGAGGCGGAGCTGGACGCCATCAATCTCTACGCCGCCCATATCGAGGCCACGGACAACGAGGCGGCCAAGGCCATCCTCCGGCATGTCATGGACGAGGAGCGTGAGCACGCCGCGCTCTTCTGGCAGCTCATCGCCACGTTGGATCCCGCCCAGGCCGAGCACATCAAGGTCATGTCCGAGAAGTTCCGGCTCATCGTCTCCGGCGCCCCGCACGAGGCCGTCGAGTCGGCGGGCGAGGGGGGGGAGAGCCGCTCGCGGGCGGACTCCTCCGGCCTGGACAAGCGGATGACGGTGGGTTCGCTGCGGCGCTGA